The proteins below come from a single Portunus trituberculatus isolate SZX2019 chromosome 34, ASM1759143v1, whole genome shotgun sequence genomic window:
- the LOC123512847 gene encoding DNA helicase MCM9-like isoform X4, translated as MLTAASQPIHTKDYQELKIQEQVQKLKMGSIPSSLWVTLEDDLVDSCRPGDDVVVCGVVRRRWRPLVRDTRPCVDLVVRANNVTVDNKERSGSTAITEEVRQEFDEFWEHHKHCPLTGRNIILASICPEVYGLYVVKLALAVVLAGGVQRIGSTTTRIRGEAHMLLVGDPGTAKSQFLKYASGLVPRSVFTTGAGTTSTGLTVTVVREEGEWALEAGALVMADGGVCCIDEFSSVREADRAAIHEAMEQQTISVAKAGLLCKLDSRCSVLAATNPKEDGNPEETLEFIGLASPLLSRFDLVFMLQDVKNQEWDRVVSKYILSGQDPGEAEGTGAEEDWGLEKLRAYFCVIRCLQPNMTPQANEVLSRYYQTQRQSEQRSKARTTLRLLESLVRLSQGHARLMMRGEVVVQDAVVAISLLEASMGGFSSLIDINPLYTAFPHDGQLEYRTQVQVILQKLCLSEILSKEMDRLDEDQLASSRKPSGVHRKKEQSAFTTSTQKPPSTAVLHSRKDFKASVSEEQFGLDIEELQETTEHRKRPRGGAQQTLSKWVEPDTPCQTEASCEPCLEDSSDDDLEIIRPKKQKSRKEEERERNIQTQAKNTKRKKTRKKASKEGSSRDDTRQPDASPPSSFSHMDRAGQDLLKDLDDFAEDTWTPKNIKENFISAIAKFAYKKPGKDTSTKQSVVQELSPNKDNKHNSPGSKIMGEPDSVRKKNKDDNVPKDSSVFKCSSLKRSPLKEKPVRASDSTVMQQKEPVEAVQSEKHVQSPLITKKHKHFTPSTESAIAKLKCFSYSPQDDETAKTLTLNTNNREAECVNETSVHECPEGKSDINASTTHGLDVSDASHLRVSEKEKQSLIHARIKEARERRLNLANKMNGKEQVSSLITREREQNYKLVSKITRKMKDNKEESTSSHLVREEQSNTYSNDVRNRENVREIDQTSPCNSKDTGFISGMNQPCSSGNREDVREKSNFPNDSGTRDTGETDQPRSVSMRGEGKDPERHQRNADQGETKKLSDITKENNQKNVTTTSSPGNINTPPSSSSSSSTSTYFPTKPKTKHKRFCFALSEEEEEDVDLFAGPVTQARVSDSEGERQALAGKNITPQSFLLKKPLLSPSPVVGRMKLPVVSEGVGKYEALASEELDDFDFEL; from the exons ATGCTCACTGCTGCCTCGCAACCCATTCACACCAAGGACTACCAGGAGCTCAAGATACAG GAACAAGTGCAGAAACTCAAGATGGGCAGCATTCCCTCCTCCTTGTGGGTCACTCTGGAGGATGACCTGGTGGACTCCTGCCGGCCTGGTGATgacgtggtggtgtg tggtgtggtgaggcgtCGGTGGCGGCCACTGGTTCGAGACACACGGCCCTGTGTGGACTTGGTGGTGAGGGCAAACAATGTAACA GTGGACAACAAGGAGCGCAGCGGCAGCACGGCTATCACAGAGGAGGTGCGACAGGAGTTTGATGAGTTCTGGGAGCACCACAAGCACTGCCCACTCACTGGTAGAAACATCATCCTTGCTTCCATTTGTCCTGAG GTGTACGGGTTGTATGTGGTGAAGTTGGCACTGGCTGTGGTGTTGGCTGGAGGTGTGCAGAGGAttggctccaccaccaccaggatcaGAGGGGAGGCTCACATGCTCTTGGTGGGTGATCCAG GGACAGCCAAGAGTCAGTTCCTGAAGTATGCATCTGGCTTGGTGCCTCGCAGTGTGTTCACCACAGGCGCAGGCACCACCAGCACTGGTCTCACTGTGacggtggtgagagaggaaggggagtgggCGCTGGAGGCTGGTGCTCTG GTGATGGCTGACGGGGGCGTTTGCTGCATTGACGAGTTCAGCAGCGTGCGGGAGGCGGACCGAGCAGCGATTCATGAGGCCATGGAGCAGCAGACCATTAGTGTGGCCAAG GCTGGTCTCCTCTGTAAGCTGGACAGCCGGTGCAGCGTTCTGGCCGCCACCAACCCCAAGGAGGACGGCAACCCTGAGGAGACACTGGAGTTCATTGGCCTGGCGTCACCGCTCCTATCACGCTTTGACCTGGTGTTCATGCTGCAGGATGTCAAGAACCAGGAATGGGACAG GGTTGTCTCAAAGTACATTCTGAGCGGCCAAGACCCTGGGGAGGCGGAGGGCACAGGGGCAGAGGAGGACTGGGGTCTGGAGAAGCTGCGTGCATATTTCTGTGTGATCCGTTGCCTGCAGCCCAACATGACCCCACAAGCCAACGAGGTGCTAAGCCGCTACTACCAGACACAGCGGCAGAGTGAACAGCGCAGCAAGGCCAGGACTACACTCAG GCTGCTGGAGAGTCTGGTGCGGCTGAGTCAAGGCCACGCCCGGCTCATGATgcgtggtgaggtggtggtgcaggacgCCGTGGTGGCCATCAGTCTCCTCGAGGCATCCATGGGGGGCTTCTCTTCACTCATAGACATCAACCCACTGTACACTGCCTTCCCTCATGATGGCCAGCTGGAATACAGGactcagg TCCAAGTCATCCTGCAGAAGCTTTGCCTCTCTGAAATCTTGAGCAAAGAGATGGATCGGCTGGATGAGGACCAGCTGGCCAGCAGCAGGAAGCCATCAGGAGTgcacagaaagaaagagcagTCTGCCTTCACCACCAGCACTCAGAAGCCTCCCTCCACTGCTGTGCTGCACTCAAGGAAGGACTTCAAAGCTTCAGTCAGTGAGGAGCAGTTTGGCCTGGACATTGAGGAGCTGCAGGAGACCACAGAGCACAGGAAGAGACCCAGGGGAGGTGCACAGCAGACACTCAGCAAGTGGGTGGAGCCAGACACACCCTGCCAGACTGAGGCCTCATGTGAGCCTTGCCTAGAAGACTCCTCAGATGATGACTTGGAGATCATTAGACCCAAGAAGCAGAAgagtaggaaagaggaagaaagagagagaaacattcagACTCAAGCAAAGAATACAAAACgtaagaagacgagaaagaaggcATCTAAAGAAGGTTCCTCCAGGGATGACACAAGGCAGCCTGacgcttctcctccttcctccttctcccacatGGACAGGGCGGGGCAGGACCTGCTGAAGGACCTGGATGACTTTGCTGAGGACACATGGACACCCaagaatatcaaagaaaacttCATCTCAGCCATAGCCAAGTTTGCATACAAGAAACCAGGGAAAGACACAAGCACCAAGCAAAGTGTTGTCCAGGAACTCTCACCAAATAAGGATAACAAACACAACTCTCCTGGTAGCAAAATCATGGGTGAGCCTGATTctgtgaggaagaaaaataaagatgacaatGTGCCTAAAGATTCAAGTGTCTTCAAATGCAGCTCACTGAAGCGTTCCCCACTGAAGGAAAAGCCAGTGAGGGCATCAGACAGTACAGTGATGCAGCAGAAGGAACCTGTGGAAGCTGTACAATCAGAAAAACACGTACAATCCCCGTTAATAACTAAAAAACACAAGCATTTCACTCCCTCAACAGAATCAGCCATTGCCAAACTGAAATGCTTCTCCTACTCACCACAGGATGATGAAACAGCCAAGACCTTAACACTGAACACCAATAACAGAGAGGCAGAGTGTGTGAATGAGACTTCAGTCCACGAATGTCCTGAAGGGAAGAGTGACATAAATGCCTCCACTACACATGGCTTGGATGTGAGTGATGCAAGTCATCTGAGAGTaagtgagaaggagaaacagtcgCTGATACatgcaagaataaaagaagcCAGGGAAAGGAGACTTAACCTTGCCAATAAAATGAATGGGAAGGAACAGGTGTCCTCTCTTATAACAAGGGAAAGAGAGCAGAATTATAAGCTTGTTAGTAAGATCACCAGGAAGATGAAAGACAATAAGGAGGAAAGCACATCATCTCATCTTGTAAGAGAAGAACAGAGCAACACTTATTCTAATGAtgtaaggaatagagaaaatgtaagagaaattgACCAAACCTCTCCCTGCAACTCAAAAGATACAGGATTTATAAGTGGAATGAACCAACCTTGCAGCtcaggaaatagagaagatgtaagagaaaagagtaaCTTCCCCAATGACTCAGGGACAAGGGACACAGGAGAGACAGATCAGCCTCGCAGTGTATCAATGAGAGGGGAAGGTAAAGACCCAGAACGTCATCAGAGAAATGCTGACCAAGGAGAAACGAAGAAGCTATCTGATATCACTAAGGAAAATAATCAAAAGAATGTAACCACCACATCATCTCCAGGTAACATCAacactccaccctcctcctcctcctcctcctctacctccacaTACTTCCCCACAAAGCCAAAAACTAAACACAAGAGGTTCTGctttgccctgagtgaggaagaagaggaagacgtcgATCTCTTTGCCGGTCCTGTAACTCAAGCaagagtgagtgacagtgagggagagaggcaagCCTTGGCAGGGAAGAATATCACCCCACAAAGCTTCCTCCTGAAGAAGCCACTCCTCTCCCCCAGTCCAGTGGTGGGGAGAATGAAGCTTCCCGTGGTCAGTGAAGGTGTTGGTAAATATGAGGCCTTGGCTTCTGAGGAACTTGATGACTTTGACTTTGAATTATAG